Proteins encoded in a region of the Zea mays cultivar B73 chromosome 2, Zm-B73-REFERENCE-NAM-5.0, whole genome shotgun sequence genome:
- the LOC100281716 gene encoding uncharacterized protein LOC100281716 yields MAVLLRPAAIAGGRQVWPVAEDEEGAREAEASSQRLVEAVARGDAREAGELLAAGRADVNYAGVVWLRARRVAEAEPREDAAAEARAVHEEIRADVSPLFLAAGNGDVALVRALLAKGADVNGKVFRGYPTTAAAREGCAEVAELLVRAGASQPACEEAVVEAALQGQAALAAIFMGSDLVRPRVAAHALVSAAARGFVDVVDTLIKCGADPNATARVLLRSLKPSLHANVDCTALFAAIVSRQVAVVRHLLQAGVKRDTKVRLGAWSWDASTGEELRVGAGLAEPYDAVWCAVEYYESTGSILRMLLRSGFTSTAAHLGRTLLHHAILCGSAGAVQTLLASGADSEAPVKTTRSNRSRPVHLAARLGQPEILRMLADRGCDLNARAEAGDTAAIICSRHKREDCLRVLVSAGADVALLNSAGDSSASVASSGGWKTGFERAVIGAIRCGAVPRSSERSVFSPLMFGALCGDATAMEVLLSQPDVDVDEQDSDGCSPIMAAAKMGNVEAFRALVFAGANVKLSNKRGETAIGLAQQSKKRDLFEQVMLELALEKGMPGGFYALHCASRRGDTAAVRHLASTGCDVNIPDGDGYTPLMLAAREGHAGVCELLISYGARCDLRTPRGETALSLARAALATAAFNKAEDVIMDEMGRQAVLQGARVRKHTKGGRARPHGKSLRMVAAAGVLRWGGSSRRNVICREAEVGGSSAFQRHRQRKGDAYEPGLFRVVTATGREVHFVCQGGKEAAELWVRGIRAVTRAAFGKRGKE; encoded by the exons ATGGCAGTGCTGCTGCGCCCCGCGGCGATCGCAGGCggccggcaggtgtggccggtggcggaggacgaggagggggcccGCGAGGCGGAGGCGTCGTCGCAGCGGCTGGTGGAGGCGGTGGCGCGCGGCGACGCGAGGGAGGCCGGCGAGCTGCTCGCGGCGGGGCGCGCGGACGTGAACTACGCCGGAGTGGTGTGGCTCAGGGCGCGTCGCGTCGCGGAGGCGGAGCCCCGGGAGGACGCCGCCGCCGAGGCGCGGGCCGTGCACGAGGAGATCCGCGCCGACGTCTCGCCGCTCTTCCTCGCGGCCGGCAACGGGGACGTCGCGCTCGTCCGCGCCTTGCTC GCAAAGGGAGCGGACGTGAACGGCAAGGTGTTCCGGGGCTACCCGACGACGGCCGCGGCACGGGAAGGGTGCGCGGAGGTGGCGGAGCTGCTTGTGCGTGCGGGCGCGTCGCAGCCGGCCTGCGAAGAggccgtcgtcgaggctgcgttgCAGGGACAGGCGGCCCTCGCGGCCATCTTCATGGGCTCGGACCTCGTCCGCCCCCGTGTTGCCGCCCACGCGCTCGTGTCTGCCGCAGCGCGCGGCTTCGTCGACGTGGTCGACACGCTCATCAAG TGTGGAGCTGATCCAAACGCGACCGCCCGGGTGCTCCTGCGGTCGCTGAAGCCATCCCTGCACGCCAACGTCGACTGCACGGCGCTCTTTGCAGCAATCGTGAGCCGTCAAGTCGCTGTGGTCCGCCATCTGCTTCAG GCCGGCGTGAAGAGGGACACGAAGGTGAGGCTGGGAGCGTGGTCCTGGGACGCGTCCACCGGCGAGGAGCTGCGCGTCGGCGCCGGACTCGCCGAACCTTACGACGCGGTATGGTGCGCCGTGGAGTACTACGAGTCCACGGGCTCCATCCTACGCATGCTCCTCCGTAGCGGGTTCACGTCGACTGCCGCTCACCTCGGCCGGACGCTCCTCCACCACGCCATCCTATGCGGCAGCGCTGGTGCCGTCCAGACCTTGCTGGCGTCCGGTGCAGACTCGGAAGCTCCCGTGAAGACGACCAGGAGCAACAGGTCCAGGCCGGTTCACCTGGCCGCGCGCCTCGGCCAGCCGGAGATCCTGCGGATGCTGGCTGACAGGGGCTGCGACCTGAACGCGAGGGCGGAGGCTGGCGACACTGCCGCCATCATCTGCTCGCGCCACAAACGCGAGGACTGCCTCCGAGTTCTCGTGTCCGCCGGTGCAGATGTCGCGCTGTTAAACTCGGCTGGCGACTCGTCGGCCTCCGTCGCTTCCTCTGGGGGATGGAAGACCGGCTTCGAACGGGCTGTTATTGGCGCGATTCGGTGCGGGGCCGTCCCACGCTCCAGCGAACGGAGCGTGTTCTCCCCGCTGATGTTCGGCGCGCTGTGCGGCGACGCGACCGCGATGGAAGTGCTGCTCTCTCAACCAGACGTGGACGTGGACGAGCAGGATTCGGACGGATGCTCGCCCATAATGGCTGCTGCCAAGATGGGAAACGTCGAGGCCTTCCGCGCCCTCGTATTCGCCGGCGCCAACGTGAAGCTGAGCAACAAGCGCGGGGAGACGGCCATCGGGCTGGCGCAGCAGAGCAAGAAGAGAGACCTCTTCGAGCAGGTCATGCTCGAGCTCGCGCTGGAGAAGGGCATGCCTGGAGGCTTCTACGCGCTTCACTGCGCCTCCCGGCGCGGCGACACCGCGGCGGTGCGCCACCTCGCCAGCACGGGCTGCGACGTCAATATCCCCGACGGTGACGGCTACACCCCGCTGATGCTCGCGGCCAGGGAAGGCCACGCGGGCGTGTGCGAGCTTCTCATCTCCTACGGCGCTCGCTGCGACCTCCGGACGCCGCGCGGCGAGACGGCGCTCTCCCTGGCGCGAGCAGCGCTGGCTACGGCGGCGTTCAACAAGGCCGAAGACGTGATCATGGACGAGATGGGCCGGCAGGCGGTCCTTCAGGGCGCGCGCGTCAGGAAGCACACCAAGGGCGGACGCGCGAGGCCTCACGGCAAGTCGCTGCGCATGGTCGCTGCGGCGGGCGTGCTCCGGTGGGGCGGGTCAAGCCGGCGCAACGTGATCTGCCGGGAGGCCGAGGTCGGTGGCAGCTCGGCGTTCCAGCGGCACAGGCAGAGGAAGGGGGACGCGTATGAGCCGGGGCTGTTCCGCGTGGTGACTGCGACAGGGAGGGAGGTGCACTTCGTGTGCCAGGGCGGTAAGGAGGCCGCGGAGCTGTGGGTGAGGGGCATCAGGGCCGTCACCAGGGCGGCGTTTGGCAAGAGAGGCAAGGAGTGA